In Candidatus Methanomethylophilus alvi Mx1201, a genomic segment contains:
- a CDS encoding ATP-binding protein, whose protein sequence is MIWTVLNETDQKIKLVSKGSTDGILPKGSFLTVEDNKSKRKFILRVDESKQVVPYSPSPLLSDMDLEYLEADKKCKNEITAYRVKDVFERDDGMVDFIHPTSPARRSSQEEINLAMGMGDKGPKVFVSTVHSNQNRVLRDESGKHITATLPSDFFYHQTLICGKTGSGKTVAMKYLAQYFIEEIKGAVLAVNVKDIDFLQMDRASVSDDEAVLSEWKSLGMSPHGVSNVTMYMPANRRYESVKGINYDICRKITLDVNQIQPEALTGLLQGISDKGALNLPGIFRYWRQYEAEKGKARFTEFVKYFNSKEDSKRFTSISDRGEETPVTIHPGTYDNISRSLESAIDFFDNSSADSLDYDDVLQQGKMSILDFSGDKGPRFGSILLRDLLKKIVDAKDAMMSKVPILIIIDEVHQFYSTDSSREALDDIERICRTGRSKEIGVIFASQSIEDIPKGIPSVVNTQIFFKTDSSSLKSIGVKISPEELEGLRKGFAIASIHDLPQLKILKFPLSLCGVVKNE, encoded by the coding sequence ATGATTTGGACAGTACTCAATGAAACAGACCAGAAGATAAAGCTTGTATCAAAAGGATCTACAGATGGAATTCTTCCGAAGGGGTCATTTTTGACTGTTGAGGATAATAAATCTAAACGCAAGTTTATATTGAGAGTGGACGAGAGTAAACAAGTTGTTCCCTATTCTCCCTCGCCACTTCTTTCAGACATGGATCTGGAGTATTTGGAAGCTGATAAGAAATGCAAGAATGAGATTACAGCCTATCGTGTGAAAGATGTATTTGAACGCGATGATGGAATGGTTGATTTTATCCATCCAACCAGTCCGGCAAGAAGATCTTCTCAAGAGGAAATCAATCTTGCAATGGGTATGGGAGATAAGGGGCCAAAAGTATTCGTCTCCACTGTTCATTCAAATCAAAACAGGGTGTTGAGGGATGAATCAGGGAAACACATTACTGCAACTCTTCCAAGTGACTTTTTCTATCACCAAACTTTGATATGTGGAAAGACAGGCAGTGGAAAAACTGTTGCTATGAAGTATCTTGCGCAATACTTTATTGAAGAAATTAAAGGTGCAGTTCTCGCAGTGAATGTAAAGGATATTGATTTTTTACAAATGGATAGAGCCTCTGTGTCAGATGATGAGGCTGTATTGTCGGAGTGGAAGTCTCTTGGCATGAGCCCACACGGCGTAAGCAATGTTACTATGTATATGCCAGCGAATCGTAGATATGAGAGCGTAAAAGGAATAAACTACGACATTTGTAGAAAGATAACTTTAGATGTCAATCAGATTCAGCCAGAGGCACTTACTGGTTTGTTGCAAGGAATTTCTGATAAGGGTGCATTGAATCTCCCTGGCATATTCAGATATTGGAGACAGTATGAGGCTGAAAAGGGTAAGGCCAGATTTACCGAATTTGTAAAATATTTTAACAGTAAAGAAGACTCGAAAAGATTTACATCAATCAGCGATCGTGGTGAGGAGACACCAGTTACCATTCATCCAGGAACATATGACAACATATCTAGAAGTTTGGAGTCGGCTATCGATTTCTTTGATAACTCTTCTGCAGATTCTTTGGACTATGATGATGTTCTTCAGCAGGGAAAAATGAGCATCTTGGATTTCTCTGGGGATAAGGGGCCGAGGTTTGGCTCTATATTGCTTCGTGATCTGCTTAAAAAGATTGTAGATGCAAAAGATGCGATGATGAGTAAAGTTCCAATCCTGATAATAATAGATGAGGTTCATCAGTTTTACAGTACAGATTCCTCAAGAGAAGCTCTGGATGATATTGAGAGGATTTGCAGGACAGGAAGAAGTAAAGAGATAGGTGTAATTTTTGCATCGCAAAGTATTGAGGATATCCCTAAAGGAATCCCATCGGTAGTCAATACTCAGATATTTTTCAAAACAGATTCAAGTTCATTGAAAAGCATTGGTGTGAAAATAAGCCCTGAAGAATTGGAAGGTCTTAGAAAAGGATTTGCAATAGCATCCATACATGATCTTCCGCAATTGAAGATTCTTAAATTCCCACTGTCTCTGTGCGGAGTTGTTAAAAATGAATGA